The following nucleotide sequence is from Halorussus caseinilyticus.
CCAGACCGACCTCGTTGACCGACTCCTCTCGTGGGCCGCGACCCTGCCATCGACCGAACGCCGGGCCGCCGCGCTGGTGCCGGTGGTCGCGGCGCTCGCGTCGTTCGTCCACTGGGGTCTCGGTCTCGTCGTCGGCGCAATCTTCGCCCGGAAGGTCGCGCAGGCAAACCGGTCCATCGACTTCCCCATCGTCGTGGCGGGCGCGTACTCCGGGTTCGTCGTCTGGCACGGCGGACTCGCGGGGTCGATACCCCTCCTGCTCAACACGGAGGGCAACTTCCTGCTGGAGGCGGGCGTCCTCTCGGGGACGATTTCCACCGGCCAGACCATCTTCACGGTGGCGAACCTCGCCATCTTCGGGGTCGTCACGTTCCTGTTCCTGCCGGGACTATACGCGCTGATGTACCCGGAGAACGACGAGAAGAAGACGCCAATCGACCCCAGCGAGTTCGAGGACGCCGCGGCCGATGGTGGGGTCGCGGCCGAGCAGTCGCCCGCCGCGGAGACGACAGTCGCCCAGCGAATCGAACACTCCCGGCTCGTCGGCGTGGCGACCGGACTGCTCGGACTGGTCGCGGTCGGGTTCTACTTCGGCACGCCGCTCGTCGAGGAAGGCGTCATGCCGTGGAACAACCTCGGACTCAACGTCGTGAACTTCGCGTTCCTCTTCCTCGGGTTGACGCTCCACGGCACGCCCGCGGCCTACGTCGAGTCGATGAAGGAAGCCGTCGAGAACGTCTGGGGCATCATCCTCCAGTTCCCCTTCTACGCGGGTATCATGGGCATCATGGCCTACGCGCCCGAGGGTTCGACCAGCCTCGCCACCCAAATCGCACAGGGCATGGTCGCAGTCGCTCCGGACGGCGCGCTCCCGGCAATCGCGTTCCTGACCGCGGGACTGGTCAACGTCTTCGTCCCGAGCGGCGGCGGCGAGTGGGCCGTCATCGGCGAGACGCTCGTCACGGCCGCCAAGACCAGCGGCGCGAGCGTCCCCCGAGTCGCGGTGGCCGCGTCGTGGGGCGACGCGTGGTCGAACATGATTCAACCGTTCTGGGCGATTCCGCTCCTCGCAATCAGCGGTCTCTCGGTCCGGGACATCATGGGCTACTGCGTGATGGTGTTGCTCGGCGTCGGCATCGTCGTCTCCGTCGGCATCACCGTGTTGCCGATGTAGTCGCCGCCGGGTTCGACTCCCCGTCGGTCGGACCCGTCGCTCGCCGAGCGACGACCGGGACGACTCGAAAAAACGAGACTGCGACGCGGCCGTCGGTGAGGGACGGCGACTTCTGAGGGGTCGCGTCCCCGGATTCCGACTTACTCGGCCGCCACTTCGTCTTCGAGTTCGATTTCGGTGTTACTCCGACCCGACAGCCACGTGGTCAGCGCCACGGAACCGGCGGCCAGCGCGCCGATTTTCGTCCCTTTCCCGCCCACTTTCCGGACGAGGAGGGTCGCAACGATGCCTGCAACGATACCGCGAAGGAGGCTCTTTTTGAGTCCCATGATTGGGTCTACGTAAGGTGTCCTAAAAGATATATCTATCTCGGCGCGAAAAACGGAGAAAAACCGAGTGCGCTACTGCGGACTCGGACTGCCTGTACCCTGACGGCCGACCTGCCGTTCGAGCGCCGACCCGGTGATGTTCTTCAGGCGGTCCACGAGGCTGTCCTTCTCGGCCTCGCCCGCGAGGGCGACTTCGAGAACCTCGCTGATGTGGGAGACGGGGATGATTTCTATCTGTTCCTCGTACTCCTCTTCTATCATCACGTCGTCCTCGTTGGCCGCCGGGATGATAACCCGGTCGAGACCCGCCTTCGCCGCGGCCTCGATTTTGTGCGTGACGCCGCCGACCGGCAACACGTCGCCCCGGACTGACAGCGAACCGGTCATGGCGAGGTCCTGTTCGACCGGAATCTCTTCGAGGGCCGAGATGACGGCGGCCGCGACCGTAATCGACGCCGAGTCGCCGTCTACGCCCTGTTGACCGGCTTGGACGAACTGGATGTGAACGTCCTTCTCGGTGATGTCCTCGTCGCTGAACTTCTTGATGATGGCCGAGACGTTCTGGACTGCCTCCTGAGCCATCTCCTTGAGTTGCCCCGTGGCGATGACTTCGCCGGGACCCTGCGAAGGGGTCACTTCGGCCATCACGGGGAGGACGATACCGGAGTCCTCGCCCATGACCGCGAGTCCGTTGACGCGGCCGACGACTTCGCCCTGATTGACGGTGAGTTCGTAGTCCTTGCGGCGTTCGATGTAGTCGTCGGCGACCTGTTGCTCGATGGAGCGACTCCGGCGCTTGGCCTGAAGCACGTCCTCGCGCTCGGTCTGGTCTTTGTTCGCGGCGCGAGCGATGTCCCCCGCCACGCGAACGAGTCCGCCGAGGTCACGAAGCTTGAGCGTGAGGTGGTCCTTTCGGCCCGACCGACGCTGTGCTTCGAGGATTATCTCTTCGACCGCTTCCTCGTTGAAATGGGGCAGGCGACCGTCTTTCTCGACCTCTTGGGCGATGAACCGGGTGTACTTCCGGCGCATCTCCGGGGTATCGTCGATGGTGTCGTCCATGTACACCTCGTAGCCGTATCCCTTGATGCGCGACCGGAGCGCCGGGTGCATGTTCTCCATCGCGTCCATGTTCCCCGCGGCAATCATGATGAAGTCGCAGGGGACGGGTTCGGTCTGAACCATCGCGCCCGAGGAGCGCTCGGACTGGCCCGTGATGGAGAATTCGCCCTCCTGAATCGCGGTCATCAGCTTCTGCTGACTGCGGATGTCGAGGGTGTTTATCTCGTCCACGAACAGCACGCCCTTGTTGGCCTTGTGGATGGCTCCCGGTTCCACGCGGTCGTGGCTCGGGGTCTCCATCCCGCCGGACTGGAAGGGGTCGTGGCGCACGTCGCCCAGCAGGGCACCGGCGTGGGCACCGGTGGCGTCCTCGAAGGGCGCGGTGGTCTGGTCGGCGTGGTTGACCAGCAGGTTTGGAATCATCGCGTCGTTGCCCCGCGACCCGTAGCGGAACGCGAGATAGATGACGCCCGCCGCGAGGATGCCCAGTAGCGGTCGGGTAGCGATGAGGAGCGAGTACCCCACCACGATGGCGATGATGACCCACATCAGGAACGACCGCATCTGGTTGCGCTTGCGGGCCTCTTCCTTGTGGGCCTCGATTATCTGCTCGCCCTTTCCGGCCGGGACCGTCCGGACTTTCGGCTCGTTACCGTCGTCGGGGTTGTGGTAGACGAGTACGTCCTGTAGGTCCTCTTTCGGCAGGAGTTCGCTCATCGCCTTCGCCAGCATCGACTTGCCCGTTCCGGGCGTGCCAATCATCATGACGTGGCGGCGCTGTTTGGCCGCCTTCTGGACGACATCCCGAGCGTGGTCCTGCCCGATGACCTGATCCACCAGTCGGTCGGGAATCTCGATTTCGTCGGTGGTCTCTATCTCCAATCCGCCGAGCAGGTCGGCTTCGACTGCCTCGTCGTCCGTCACGTCGGGTTCAACGTCACTACCGAGGTCTTCGAAGCCCGGACTGTCTTGTCCGGTTGACTGCTCCGGCGGCGGAGCCTCGTTATCGGTGTCCTTACTCATAGAACTGTCCTGTACGTACCTGAATTGAGGGCTGGAGAATTGATATACTTTCTCCCTCGATTCGCCAACAGTGGCTACGGTGAACTCGGCGATAGAGGCGTCGAAGTGGGCGTTTGGGACGGAAGCGGCATCTCGCCACCCTTATAAAACCTCACGGCCCAACGATAGGTATGACCCGCGGGTTCTACATCGGTCGCTTCCAACCGTACCACAACGGACACCACAACGTGGTCCAGTCTATCGCCGAGGAAGTAGACGAGTTAGTCCTCGGTATCGGGAGTGCGGGCGATTCGCACACACAACACGACCCGTTCACCGCGGGCGAGCGAATCATGATGATAACCAAGTCGCTGGTCGAGTCGGACCTCGTGACCTACGCGGTTCCCATCGAGGACTTGGACCGCAACTCGGTGTGGGTCAGTCACGTCCAGAGCATGAGTCCGGACTTCGACGTGGCCTACTCGAACAACCCGCTCGTCATCCAGTTGTTCGAGGAGGCTGGCGTCGAGGTGCGCCAGTCGCCGATGTACAACCGCGACGTACTGGAGGGAACCGAGGTCCGCGACCGGATGATAGAGGGGAAAGACTGGGAGCGTCTGGTGCCGGACGCGGTGGTCGAAGTCGTCGAGGAGACCGGCGGCTTGGAGCGGATTCAGCGCGTGAGCGACTCGGACAGCAACGGGGAGTAGGCGCTTTTCTCGCTCGTTTTCGTCTCACGACCGGTCCTCTGCATCGTAACTCGTACCAGAACTACCGCCGGAGTCAGAAAGACGACTCCCCCGAAAGCCACGGCCGGTCGCGGTCGGCCAGACGACCACGCAAACGCGACCGGCCGTGCCCTTTCAGTCCGACCGACCCCACCGTAACCGCGGGCCACGGAGGGTGCGTCGGGGGACGACCTCCCCCCGAGCAGTCGGCGCTTCGCGCCGACGACGCCAGCACGCGCCGACCGGTATTCCTCCGACGATGCGTGAACTTCGACGCCTTTGTATCCGCACCGCCGGAACCACCACCGATGACCGCGTTCTTCGACCGACTCGCCGACCGCATCGCCGAGGTGGACAGCATCGTGTCGGTCGGGTTGGACCCCGACACAGACCGCTTGCCCGCCGAGGTCCGAGACGCCGACCTACCGCGCTGGGAGTTCAACCGCCGAATCGTCGACGCGACCGCCGACCACGCCGCCGTCTTCAAGCCCAACGCGGCGTTCTACGAGGACCCCGACGGGTGGCGCGCGCTGGAGCGGACCGTCGAACACGCCCGCGAGAAGGGCGTCCCGGTCCTGCTCGACGCCAAGCGCGCCGACATCGGCAACACCTCCCGACAGTACGCGAAGGTACTCGACTCGGTGGACGCCATCACCCTCAATCCGTTCCTCGGCCGGGACTCGCTCGCGCCGTTCCTCGACCGGGAGGACGCGGGGTGTTTCCTGCTCTGTCGGACCTCGAACCCCGGCGGCGCGGACGTACAGGAGTTGGAACTCGCCGACGGGGACCTCGTGTACGAGCGCGTGGCCGACCTCGCCAGCGAGTGGAGCGAGGACGGCAACGGCAACGTCGGTCTCGTCGTCGGCGCGACCACCCCCGACGAACTCCGGACGGTCCGCGAGCGAGTCCCCGACCTGCCGTTCCTCGTCCCCGGCGTCGGCGCACAGGGCGGCGACGCCGAGGCCGCCGCAACCTACGCCACGGCGACGAACGGCGCTGGACTGGTCAACTCCACGCGGGGCATCATCTTCGCCGGAGAAGAGTCGGACCAATCGTACGCCGACGCCGCCGAGGAAGCCGCCCGCGACCTGAAAGAGCGACTGAACCGGTACCGATAGCCCTAATCGACGCGAACCCCAACCGCCGGTCGTGAGTACCAACGCGACAGTCTCCGGACGGCCCATCTTCGCCGCCGTCGCCGTCATTGTCGTCCTCTTGGCGGGCGGCATCGGCGCTATCGTCGGCGCGTCCGGGCAGAAGCGCGCCGTCTCGATGGACCTTCTCGGCGTCGTCTCGTTCCAGATGTCGCCCGTCTCGATGGCGGCGTTCGGCATGCTCGTGACCGCGGGCGTGCTGGCGCTCCTGTTCGGTCTCGTCACCCTCGCGTCCCGGTACGACGACGCCGACGAGCGCGCCTGAGGGCGGGCGGACACGCTCGTCGGCCGTGCGCGCCCGACCGCCGAGTGCGCACGGGAGGCAAAAAACCACCCACCGCAATCAACCCCACAACCAACCTACCTCTCGACTCTGCAATTTACCTCTCGATTCCGACCACGGCCCTCATCTACGTCGGGGTCGCCGTCGCCGTGGAACTGGCCTACTCGAGGTGGACGCCCTCGGAGGCCGGACCGAAGCCAGCACCGGGAGCGACTGAGCGACAGCAGAACAGGCAGTTACACCGTCGGTAACTCCCACTCGTAGCGAATAGCCAGCGAGCGCAGTCCGAAGACCACGACCGCACAGACGAGCGCACTCGCGCGCTGACCGACGCCGACCGTGGCAACCAGCCAGAAGACGCTTCCACCGACGATAGCGCAGGTCGCGTAAAAGTCTTCCACGAGGACGAACGGGACGTTCCGAAGGAGGACATCGCTGACGAGACCGCCGCCGACGCCGGTCACTGTTGCGAGGACGACCACGCCGAACGCTGAAAGCCCGGCGTCGGTGGCGACGAGCGCGCCCGTGGTAGCGAACGCCGCCAGTCCGACCGCGTCGGGGAGCAGGACGACCGCGTGGTCCGTCAGCGATTGGTCCGTCAGGTCGTCGCCGAGTCGGGCCAGTGCGATGCCAGCGACGACGCCGAACAGCACGACGCTCACGTCGGTCGTAGAGCGGAGCGCCACCGGAACACTGTCCACCAGCAGGTCGCGGGTGACGCCGCCACCGAGAGCGGTCAGCACCCCGAGGACCGCGACACCCAGCACGTCGAGGTCGGCGTCCGCACCCCGGAGCGACCCGACGACCGCGAACGCCAGCAGGCCGACGACGTTCATCACCGCAAAGGCGTCGAGTCCCACGCTACACCTCGACGTGGATTTCGTCGCTGACCGAGACGCCGAAGGCGTCGTCGCCCCGGCCACGGTTGACCGCCAACTCGACGTTGCCGTGGCTTCCGACCGTGACGAGTCGCTCGCCCGGCGCGACTTCGGCGTAGGCCCGCGCGACGGGCGCGGACTCGCCGTTGACCGCAACCGACTCCCGGCCGTCGAGCAGTTCCGCGGGGAGGTTGGTGACGGCGTTGCCGAACCCGTCCACGACCAGCACCTCGCCGACGGCGGTGGCTCCTTCGAGTTCGGGGTCGGGAAAGCGCAGGTCCTCGAAGCCGTCGTCGGGCACCACGTCGTCGCGCTCGTGGAACGATTCGACGCCTTCCTCGTGGATTGCGGCGGCGGCGGGCGCGAACACGTCCCGGCCGTGGAAGGTGGAACTCGCGGGGTCGGCGTACTCGACTTCGAACACCTCGACCTCCGTGCCCTCGCTGTCGGCCAACTCGCGTGCGACCGGAAGCAGGACACCGTTGTCCGGTCCGACCAGCGCGTGGTCGCCCGCCCGCACCGCGAGCGCCGCCCGGTCGGTGCCGACGCCGGGGTCCACGACGACGAGGTGGACCGCGGGCGGGAAGTACGGCAGGACCTCTCGAAGCCAGAACGCGGTCGCTCGCACGTCTTGGCGGGGGAAGTCGTGGGCCACGTCCACCAGTCGCGCATCGGTTCGCTGGAGCATAACGCCCTTCATCGCGGCGGGGTAGGGCGTGCCGAAGTCGGAAGCGAGCGTTATCATACGCGAGCGTTCGGCTTCGACGGCCTAAAACGCACCAGTTCGAGGGGAGTCGGCGGTTGGGAGCGTCGTCGAGCCGTATAAATCTGTGTTTGAGGCGTGTTTTCGTTTTCTTACCGCGGATAAATATTTCTTAACCGAAGTCGGCGCTTCGCGCCGACTGCTCGGGGGACGGAGGTCGTCCCGTGGCGAGCCACCGTCGCGCGAGGGAAGCGGTCGCGCGTTCAGGCGACCGCTGAAGTTGGGGAGGTGTGAGGTCTGCGGTCTCGGTGCTGTGCGGTCTTCGTCGGAGTCGGCAGTAGCTAGCTTCTCGTGACCGTCTGCTCTTCTTCGCGCGAGCATCACGAATCGCGTTGGTTCACTACCACGTCATTCTGAAGTACACGAATCCGGACACTGACGAAGTTCGCACCGTCACGGTCCCGCTTCACGACCGAATCCGTACCGGAACGCTCCAGTCCATCGGCGACCAGTGTGGCGCGGACGACTTCGAGAGTCGGTGTGAATGGGTCGAAGAACGTAGATGAAAGCAACCGATTAAGACCGTTCGACTCTCAGACGATTGTATGAGAGCTTTCGCCCCCGGAAGCGTCACCGCCGTCTTCGCACCGGGAGAGACCGCGGACCAGTCGAAGGGCGCGAGCGTCGCCATCGCCGACGGCGTGGTCGCGGACGTGCGGGAGGGAGACGCCGACGAGTCGGTCGTCACCGTCGGCGGCGACCCGACCGACTTCGACCCCGTGGAGTTGGCCCTCGAAACCCTCGGCGTCTCGGCCCGTTCGGACCTCACCGCCGAGGTCCCAATCGGTCGCGGGTTCGGCGCGAGCGGTGCCGCGACCCTCGCCACCGCAATCGCCGCGAACGCGGAGTTCGGACTCGACTACTCCCGCGAGCAACTGGTCGAAGTCGCCCACCGCGCGGAAGTCGAGGCCGGGACGGGTCTCGGCGACGTGTTCGTCCAGAACCGCGGCGGACTGGTGGTCGGCGACGGCGGCGAACCGCGGAAGTTCGAGCGCGAGACCCCAATCGAGTACGCCAGTTTCGGTCCCATCGCCACCGACGAGGCGCTGGCCGACGACGACCTCATGGCCACCGTCGCGCGCGAGGGGTCGGCCACCCTCGACGCGCTTCCCGACGACCCCACGCTCGCGGACCTGACCCGCGAGGCGTGGGACTTCGCGGAAGCCATCGGCCTGCCGACCGACGAGGTTCGGGAAGCAGTCGCGGACGTGGAGGCCGCAGGCGGGGTCGCGAGCATGGCGATGGTCGGCGAGACGGTGTTCGCCGTCGGCGCGGAGGGCGTCCTGCCCAACCGGACCGAGGTGTGTCCTGAGGGCGCGCGACTGCGGTGACTCGTCTCACTCGAAACTCCCTCGAAGCGTCGAGTTCCTCCACCGCGAGCAGTTGACCGAGTTTCGCAACCACGCGAACTCGGCCACTGGCAGTCTCGGGGGACACACTGACGAGAGCGGCGACGAATCAGTCGAGTGGATAAAGAAGGCTAGTGGTTCGGCTTACTCCGCGGCAATCACGTCGTCGATGCGGACTATCATCGTCGCGGCCTCCGTCGCCGACTCGACCGCCTCGCGCTTGACCGCTCCGGGGTCGAGGATGCCCGCGTCCACTGGGTCGCCGACCTCGCCGTGTTCGCCCTCGGCGATGATTCCGGCGTGGCCTTCCTCGGACTCGTTCTCGGCGCGGAGGTCCACGAGTCCGTCGATGGGGTCCATGCCGGTGTTCTCCGCGAGGGTGCGGGGAAGTACGTCCATCGCGTCGGCGAACGCTTCGACCGCGAGTTGGCGTCGGCCCTCGATGCTCGCGGCCTCCTCGCGGACGTGGTTGGCGATGGCGATTTCGGTCGCGCCCGCGCCGGGGACCACGCCGCCGGTGTCGAGGGCCGCAGTCGTCACGTCGAGGGCGTCCGAAAGCGCGCGTTCGAGTTCGTCAACGACGTGTTCGGTGCCTCCCCTGACCAGCATCGTGACCGCTTCTGCGGCCGCGCCGCCCTCCACGAAGGCGAGGTCCTCGTCGCCGAAGGTCCGGACGCGAACCGACTCGGCATTTCCGAGGTCGGCGTCTTCGATGTCGGCGACCTTCGAGGTGCGACTCGCGCCGGTCGCCGAGGCGATGGCGCGGGCCTCGTCGTCGTCCACGTTCTCGAAGGCGAGGATACCAGCGTTGGCGAGGTACGCCGCCACTCGGTCTTCGATGGAGTCGGTCGAGAACACCACGTCCACGCCCGCCGACGAGAGCACGTCGGCGTACTCTCGGAGTTCGCGGTCCTCGGCGTCCATCGCGGCGGTCAACTGGTCTACGCTCTCGACGCTGTACTCGGCGTCGATTTCTGTCTCGCGCACGCCGAACTTCTCGTCCACCACCGCGATGGTGGCGTCTTCGACTTCTCGGGGCATGTTCGCGTGGACCGCCTCGGCGTCACTGATGACGCCCTTCACGAGTTCGGTCGCCGACGAGGACCCGCCGGTCTGGGTGTGGACGCGCACGTTGTCCCGGACGACGCCCTCCTCGCCCTCGGCGTGGCGGACGGCCCGGACCACGAGGTCCGCCAACTTCTCGGTCGTCACGTCGCCGGTTCCCTTGCCGGTCATGCTGGACTCGGCGACGTGTCCCAGAAGTTCGTCGTCCAACTCCCCGTCGAGGACCAGCGAGTCGATTGCGTCGATGGCGATGGTGCGCGCCTGACCGTACCCCTCTACGATTGTCGTCGGATGTACGTCGTCGTCCAGCAGGCTCTCGGCCTTGGCGAGCAGTTCGCCCGCGAGGACCGCCGCCGTCGTCGTACCGTCGCCCACCTCGTCCTCTTGGGCCTCCGCGACTTCGACAATCATCTGTGCCGCGGGGTGTTCGATGTCCATCGTCTCCAGAATGGTCGCCCCGTCGTTGGTAATGGTCACGTCGCCCGTGTCGGTCACGAGCATCTTGTCCATCCCGCGAGGCCCGAGCGTCGTGCGTACCGCCTCGCTCACCGCTTTCCCGGCCGAGATGTTCGACCGCTGGGCGTCTTCGCCGTGCGTTCGCTCGGTGTCCTCCGCGAGGATGAACATCGGTCGGCCTCCCATGCGTCGCTGTCCGGATGGTGATTCTGACATGGTTACTCCCCATACAAAAGATGTTTGAACTTCTATATAAAGCTTTCCCGGCAGTCCGTCGCAGTCGGTCTCGGCGAAGCACGAAACTTGTGACATCTCTCGGCGATTGTGCTGAATACGCGGCGCGGACCTATCACTAACAAAAGTTCATAAATTCGAAAGACTGCTTGGATTCCAGCGAAAACTTCATCCCGAATTAGACAACCTTAATATGCGAAAGTCGTAACTCTCCGACGATGAATGGGTCTGACCAAGACTGGTGGCCGAATCAGTTGAGCTTGGACGTTCTCGACCAGAACGCTCGCCAAGTCAATCCGATTGGCGAGGAGTTCGACTACGCCGAAGAGTTCGAGACGCTCGACCTCGAAGCAGTAAAGGAAGACATCGAAGAGGTGATGACGACATCGCAGGATTGGTGGCCCGCCGACTACGGACACTACGGGCCGCTTTTCATCCGGATGGCGTGGCACAGCGCTGGCACGTACCGAACCAGCGACGGCCGCGGCGGCGCGTCCGAGGGTGCCCAGCGCCTTCCCCCGCTCAACAGTTGGCCCGACAACGCGAACCTCGACAAGGCCCGCCGACTGCTCTGGCCGGTCAAGCAGAAGTACGGCCGGAAACTCTCGTGGGCCGACCTGATGATTCTCGCCGGGAACGTCGCCATCGAGTCGATGGGCGGCAAGACGTTCGGTTTCGCTGGCGGCCGCGAGGACGCCTTCGCGCCCGACGAGGCCGTCTGGTGGGGTCCCGAGAGCGAGATGGAAGCCTCCGAGCGCTTCGAGGATGGGGAACTCCAAGAGGGCCTCGGCGCGACCGTGATGGGTCTCATATACGTGAACCCGGAGGGTCCGGACGGGAATCCGGACCCCGAGGCGTCGGCGGAGAACATCCGCGAGTCGTTCAGTCGCATGGCGATGAACGACGAAGAGACCGTCGCGCTCATCGCCGGTGGACACACGTTCGGGAAGGTCCACGGTGCCGCCGACCCCGACGAACACGTCGGTCCCGAACCCGAGGCGGCCCCCATCGAGCAACAGGGTCTCGGCTGGGAGAGCGACTACGGTTCGGGCAAAGGTGGCGACACCATCACTAGCGGTATCGAGGGTCCGTGGACCCAAGCGCCGACCCAGTGGGACACGGGCTATCTCGACAACCTGCTCGACTACGAGTGGGCGGCCCAGAAGGGTCCCGGCGGCGCGTGGCAGTGGCTTCCGGTCGACGAAGAAATCCGCGACTCCGCGCAGGCGGCCCACGACGACGACACCGTGACGCCGATGATGCTCACGACGGACATCGCCCTGAAGCGCGACCCCGACTACCGGGAAATCATCGAGCGCTTCCAAGACAACCCGATG
It contains:
- a CDS encoding short-chain fatty acid transporter — encoded protein: MTNVIRRLSESSSRLVERYLPDAFLFALVLTFVTYAMAIALVEPAPGAGYGTHAQNVLMDGWQAGFWNLLSFAMQMTLILMTGYALAQTDLVDRLLSWAATLPSTERRAAALVPVVAALASFVHWGLGLVVGAIFARKVAQANRSIDFPIVVAGAYSGFVVWHGGLAGSIPLLLNTEGNFLLEAGVLSGTISTGQTIFTVANLAIFGVVTFLFLPGLYALMYPENDEKKTPIDPSEFEDAAADGGVAAEQSPAAETTVAQRIEHSRLVGVATGLLGLVAVGFYFGTPLVEEGVMPWNNLGLNVVNFAFLFLGLTLHGTPAAYVESMKEAVENVWGIILQFPFYAGIMGIMAYAPEGSTSLATQIAQGMVAVAPDGALPAIAFLTAGLVNVFVPSGGGEWAVIGETLVTAAKTSGASVPRVAVAASWGDAWSNMIQPFWAIPLLAISGLSVRDIMGYCVMVLLGVGIVVSVGITVLPM
- the lonB gene encoding ATP-dependent protease LonB, which produces MSKDTDNEAPPPEQSTGQDSPGFEDLGSDVEPDVTDDEAVEADLLGGLEIETTDEIEIPDRLVDQVIGQDHARDVVQKAAKQRRHVMMIGTPGTGKSMLAKAMSELLPKEDLQDVLVYHNPDDGNEPKVRTVPAGKGEQIIEAHKEEARKRNQMRSFLMWVIIAIVVGYSLLIATRPLLGILAAGVIYLAFRYGSRGNDAMIPNLLVNHADQTTAPFEDATGAHAGALLGDVRHDPFQSGGMETPSHDRVEPGAIHKANKGVLFVDEINTLDIRSQQKLMTAIQEGEFSITGQSERSSGAMVQTEPVPCDFIMIAAGNMDAMENMHPALRSRIKGYGYEVYMDDTIDDTPEMRRKYTRFIAQEVEKDGRLPHFNEEAVEEIILEAQRRSGRKDHLTLKLRDLGGLVRVAGDIARAANKDQTEREDVLQAKRRSRSIEQQVADDYIERRKDYELTVNQGEVVGRVNGLAVMGEDSGIVLPVMAEVTPSQGPGEVIATGQLKEMAQEAVQNVSAIIKKFSDEDITEKDVHIQFVQAGQQGVDGDSASITVAAAVISALEEIPVEQDLAMTGSLSVRGDVLPVGGVTHKIEAAAKAGLDRVIIPAANEDDVMIEEEYEEQIEIIPVSHISEVLEVALAGEAEKDSLVDRLKNITGSALERQVGRQGTGSPSPQ
- a CDS encoding nicotinamide-nucleotide adenylyltransferase, which produces MTRGFYIGRFQPYHNGHHNVVQSIAEEVDELVLGIGSAGDSHTQHDPFTAGERIMMITKSLVESDLVTYAVPIEDLDRNSVWVSHVQSMSPDFDVAYSNNPLVIQLFEEAGVEVRQSPMYNRDVLEGTEVRDRMIEGKDWERLVPDAVVEVVEETGGLERIQRVSDSDSNGE
- the pyrF gene encoding orotidine-5'-phosphate decarboxylase: MTAFFDRLADRIAEVDSIVSVGLDPDTDRLPAEVRDADLPRWEFNRRIVDATADHAAVFKPNAAFYEDPDGWRALERTVEHAREKGVPVLLDAKRADIGNTSRQYAKVLDSVDAITLNPFLGRDSLAPFLDREDAGCFLLCRTSNPGGADVQELELADGDLVYERVADLASEWSEDGNGNVGLVVGATTPDELRTVRERVPDLPFLVPGVGAQGGDAEAAATYATATNGAGLVNSTRGIIFAGEESDQSYADAAEEAARDLKERLNRYR
- a CDS encoding DUF7520 family protein, with translation MSTNATVSGRPIFAAVAVIVVLLAGGIGAIVGASGQKRAVSMDLLGVVSFQMSPVSMAAFGMLVTAGVLALLFGLVTLASRYDDADERA
- a CDS encoding trimeric intracellular cation channel family protein, yielding MNVVGLLAFAVVGSLRGADADLDVLGVAVLGVLTALGGGVTRDLLVDSVPVALRSTTDVSVVLFGVVAGIALARLGDDLTDQSLTDHAVVLLPDAVGLAAFATTGALVATDAGLSAFGVVVLATVTGVGGGLVSDVLLRNVPFVLVEDFYATCAIVGGSVFWLVATVGVGQRASALVCAVVVFGLRSLAIRYEWELPTV
- a CDS encoding SAM hydrolase/SAM-dependent halogenase family protein, translated to MITLASDFGTPYPAAMKGVMLQRTDARLVDVAHDFPRQDVRATAFWLREVLPYFPPAVHLVVVDPGVGTDRAALAVRAGDHALVGPDNGVLLPVARELADSEGTEVEVFEVEYADPASSTFHGRDVFAPAAAAIHEEGVESFHERDDVVPDDGFEDLRFPDPELEGATAVGEVLVVDGFGNAVTNLPAELLDGRESVAVNGESAPVARAYAEVAPGERLVTVGSHGNVELAVNRGRGDDAFGVSVSDEIHVEV
- a CDS encoding GHMP kinase, which codes for MRAFAPGSVTAVFAPGETADQSKGASVAIADGVVADVREGDADESVVTVGGDPTDFDPVELALETLGVSARSDLTAEVPIGRGFGASGAATLATAIAANAEFGLDYSREQLVEVAHRAEVEAGTGLGDVFVQNRGGLVVGDGGEPRKFERETPIEYASFGPIATDEALADDDLMATVAREGSATLDALPDDPTLADLTREAWDFAEAIGLPTDEVREAVADVEAAGGVASMAMVGETVFAVGAEGVLPNRTEVCPEGARLR
- the thsA gene encoding thermosome subunit alpha, encoding MGGRPMFILAEDTERTHGEDAQRSNISAGKAVSEAVRTTLGPRGMDKMLVTDTGDVTITNDGATILETMDIEHPAAQMIVEVAEAQEDEVGDGTTTAAVLAGELLAKAESLLDDDVHPTTIVEGYGQARTIAIDAIDSLVLDGELDDELLGHVAESSMTGKGTGDVTTEKLADLVVRAVRHAEGEEGVVRDNVRVHTQTGGSSSATELVKGVISDAEAVHANMPREVEDATIAVVDEKFGVRETEIDAEYSVESVDQLTAAMDAEDRELREYADVLSSAGVDVVFSTDSIEDRVAAYLANAGILAFENVDDDEARAIASATGASRTSKVADIEDADLGNAESVRVRTFGDEDLAFVEGGAAAEAVTMLVRGGTEHVVDELERALSDALDVTTAALDTGGVVPGAGATEIAIANHVREEAASIEGRRQLAVEAFADAMDVLPRTLAENTGMDPIDGLVDLRAENESEEGHAGIIAEGEHGEVGDPVDAGILDPGAVKREAVESATEAATMIVRIDDVIAAE